AGTTCTTCGGGCTGAAGGCATGGCTGCAAAGAATGCTTCGACTAGACGACGCAATGGTCGGGGGAGTGCATTGGGGACGAGCGTCAGGTTTGTTGACGAGGAACCTACGTCGCCTTCGGAGGGGAAGAGGTCTGGGAATCGGCGTACTACGTCCTAACGACTTTCATtcattattctttcttgTGGATTTGATCTTCTGCGGCATCGGTGTATATGACTGACTCTCTTTCTGACTTCTTTTGTTGATGGGCCTGCATTCTGGGATCTGGATTTGTTGATACCCTTTGTTCGTTATCATTATCATTGGCATTGCATGGTGCATGGCCGGCATTTTTTCTCATGTTTAAATGGATATAGATGTTGCTCTTTTGGATATACATAGGGAGGTAAACCGGCATCACAGCAAATTGTTGACGCTaggaaagacatatcaaatATGAATTATTTGACCACATATGAACTGTTAATTAACTATCCTTTGATCTTTAAGACTATCaaaagagcaggagaaggtGTATCTATATCCATACTCGGTGGGCTGCGCGTCCAGGCACCAATTCAGTCCTGTGCTTTCGTTCAAGGTCCGGAAAACTGAGAACTGACTTTGAGGAATTATAACTCCGAATGACTGAAGGGGCTTGTGCAGCATGGTACCACTTCCAGAATCCCCAAGGTCAGAGAGCTTGTCATTGCCCTCAGCAGATGGTATTTTCCATCTCCCTTGGAAGCTGGTTCAGCAGTCCCTTTTTGGAATCTCAAACAGTCATGAGAGTGTAGCACGCCTGCTGTGTAGTCACTTGTtgctccttttcttttcttttctttttttttctagcAGACTTGCCCCCCTTCTGGGTCGTGACATCCCATGattccattctctccagTAAAGCTGTCAGGAAGGTCTTTCTCAGTTGCTGCTGCCAGTGCAATGAGTGCAACCTCATTCACATGAATCATAGCAATGTCACTTCTCAGCCCTCTTTGTTCGAGTCAATATACCCATACTTCACGGTCCCAAATGGCTGGCTTCGCCTGGATAGTAGTATGCTCTGGTCCAAACAACAAGGCCTTTATCTTCACGTTATTGATTTCGGCATCCCTGGCCTCTGAGAGCAAGTTTCAAAGCTTTTAGTTCAGCACTCTCAGGCTATCTAGAGAACGTGACAAGGCCTTGTCGACTTTCTGTGCAAAGTGGTGGAAGCAGTTAGTCTGGTCCATAAGGGCGAACCTGCTTGTGATGCTCTCTGAGAATTGGAGCaatcttctttttgttccAGTTACCTGCGCCGCTATATCACTTTCTTTTATCTCCCTCTCTAATAAGTCAGGGGCTAACTTGGATATCTGCGGACTGGCAGCCGGGTTCGATGACGGTCTTGTCTGGCGGTGGAGTTATGCGAACACTCACCACCTCCGCGGCTCAGCGGCTCGTcgactgtacttgtacttctCAACCCACTAGTTACTGCTTCAGTGAATTTTACTTGTTACTAACATTTACACTATAACCAATTCAAATAAACCACCTGCAATGCTTCTCCCCTCCCCCTGAGCGCACCACCACCGTTTCTATGCGAGCGGTTCTGCCGGGGAGACCCCCAGCGAAGCTCCAGTCGTTCAGCACGGCGCTGTGGGACGGTCTTCGCATTGTTGTATGCTCGCCTCTCACAATATTTCCAAATATAAATGCCAGCTAATATAATACCCATGTAGGCCTATATCTCTGGCCATGCACTGGTGATCCTCGGCGGTCCGCAGAAGCTCCTACAAACGATCTACGTTGACGACACCGAGACACTCGAGGCGGTTGCTGTCGACGAGGCTACGGGGAAAATCGCGGTTTGCGGAGGACCAGATGTCTTTATTTATCAGCCGTATGGGATACAACATGAGGCATTGAAGGTGTGTTGCTGTTACCGGGTGCGCGTCACTGGAGCTGTTAGCTGTTGGCGTATGGCTCCCCGAGGGACATACGGAGACAAGGTACTGATGGATCGTCTATACAACAGTGGTCGCTTGCCCATACCTTCCGCTGTGAAAATGACGATGAGACAATCCGGACGTTATCGTGGGGCTCTCCCGACGAGCTACTCCTCGGAAACTCACACCTCACTCTTTGGTTCCTAAACGACACCCCGCGACTCGTCTGGAAACAGAAACTCGCCAGCCCCGTTAAATTCGCGCAGTTCTCTCCCGACGCGACATTGGTGGTTACAACGGGTCTCTACGATCGAATCGTCAAGGTATGGCGACGACTTGCCTTTGGCGCAGACGATGCCCGCTTCGATGTCTTTTACCTCGCGCACCCATCCATCATTACGGGGATACACTGGCGGAAACCGTATCATCGAGAGCAGTCGATGGATAATATTCTATATACTTTGTGTGCGGATAAGAAGATCAGAGTGTGGACTGCGACGGAGCATCTTCCCTCGTCGGCGCTGCGGCTATGGACGCAGATCGACATGGAAGCCTCTGTTCAACCGAGAGATGCGAACGAAGCGAGGACGATGCGACGATACGGGTTCGTGTTGGATAGTCGGGACTTTTGCGTGGCTACGGAACGGGCTGTCCAGAGAGGTACGGGAAACAAGGGGAATCATGCATTGGAGCATATTATCGAAGTTGCCAATAAGTTTCCAGAGATCTGCGTCGTGATTGATGGACAGGGTCATATGTCTGCTTGGGCGTTGGAGGATGTGGGTTCCAAGACTCCCCCCGAATCGAAAGCCTTTAATATCCTACATGTGGAGGGTCTGAACTTCTCATTTATGTCCGGTGTTTCTGCGGAGGAAGATTACACCCAGCTCTGTGCATTCCAGAGCGAGACGTCTGTCGATTCTATCAGTATTCTTGCCCATCACTTTGACGGCAGAATCGAGTGGTTCGATTCCCCCGTTGACGTCTTGTTCGATCCAGCACCGCGCAAAAATCGCATCTCCCGAGAAGGATCCTGGAGTGGACATGATGGACCGATCAAGAAGCTTGTCCGCAATGCAGTTGGAGATACTCTTGTTTCACGGACGAATGATAGCCACGCCTTGGTTTGGAAACAGAGACGGCGAGGCTCGGGCTCGACTCTTGTCAGACAAAGTTCACTCTTTTCGGAAGAGCACATCCATCGCAGTTGTATAATCAGGAATGGTGACTATCTGGTTAATCTTCACCACAACGCTATTTCTCTGTGGGATGTTCGCTCGTTCTACGCTGAGAGGCTACATGTTGAGACGTTTGAACTTTCGAGCAAGCCGCTTTGTGTTCTTCCTATTCCTACTGCAGAGAAGGATACCAGGATTGCTTATGTAGCCACTATCGGAACCGATATGAACGGAATTGCATGGGAGGTCCGTCTCCCGACCGGGGAAAGCCAAACGAATGGTAACGGTTACGCCCAGCAATACCATTTACGGCAGTTCTGCACATTCAGCCTTAATCCCAAGGAGGATATCTCTTATATATTACCCGTGGACCCTGCCGGGCTAGAAGCCAAGGCGCCTGGGTCTTTGGACGTCTTTTCTCCTGATATAGCACTCTCATATACCAAAACAGGAACCATCCGGACCTGGACTGCCAAAGTCGACAAGGGAAACAGCCAGATCGACTGGCTTTTAACATCAACCGTGGAAACAGGAATCAATAACCCATCATTTGCAAGCGGAAGCTCCATCAGAAAAGCCGCGCTCGTGGATGAGGATCGAACCCGTTTGACAGTATGGGATACTAGCGCTGCTCAACTGGAATATGAAGAGAACTTCTCCCAACAAGACATCATTCGCGATCTCGATTGGACATCTACACCAGACATGCAGTCAATATTAGCTGTTGGCTTCCCTCATAAAGTCATTCTCCTATCTCAACTCCGCTACGATTACCTCGACGCCCGTCCCTCCTGGACACAAGTCCGCGAGATCTGGATTCGAGACCTCACGCCCCATCCAATCGGTGACTCCTGCTGGCTCAGCAACGGAAATCTGGTCATCGGTGCCGGAAACCAGCTTTTTGTCTACGACA
This Aspergillus chevalieri M1 DNA, chromosome 3, nearly complete sequence DNA region includes the following protein-coding sequences:
- the RAV1 gene encoding WD repeat protein (BUSCO:EOG09260A6Q;~COG:S;~EggNog:ENOG410PID2;~InterPro:IPR015943,IPR001680,IPR022033,IPR036322;~PFAM:PF12234;~go_function: GO:0005515 - protein binding [Evidence IEA]), whose translation is MRAVLPGRPPAKLQSFSTALWDGLRIVAYISGHALVILGGPQKLLQTIYVDDTETLEAVAVDEATGKIAVCGGPDVFIYQPYGIQHEALKWSLAHTFRCENDDETIRTLSWGSPDELLLGNSHLTLWFLNDTPRLVWKQKLASPVKFAQFSPDATLVVTTGLYDRIVKVWRRLAFGADDARFDVFYLAHPSIITGIHWRKPYHREQSMDNILYTLCADKKIRVWTATEHLPSSALRLWTQIDMEASVQPRDANEARTMRRYGFVLDSRDFCVATERAVQRGTGNKGNHALEHIIEVANKFPEICVVIDGQGHMSAWALEDVGSKTPPESKAFNILHVEGLNFSFMSGVSAEEDYTQLCAFQSETSVDSISILAHHFDGRIEWFDSPVDVLFDPAPRKNRISREGSWSGHDGPIKKLVRNAVGDTLVSRTNDSHALVWKQRRRGSGSTLVRQSSLFSEEHIHRSCIIRNGDYLVNLHHNAISLWDVRSFYAERLHVETFELSSKPLCVLPIPTAEKDTRIAYVATIGTDMNGIAWEVRLPTGESQTNGNGYAQQYHLRQFCTFSLNPKEDISYILPVDPAGLEAKAPGSLDVFSPDIALSYTKTGTIRTWTAKVDKGNSQIDWLLTSTVETGINNPSFASGSSIRKAALVDEDRTRLTVWDTSAAQLEYEENFSQQDIIRDLDWTSTPDMQSILAVGFPHKVILLSQLRYDYLDARPSWTQVREIWIRDLTPHPIGDSCWLSNGNLVIGAGNQLFVYDKEVDVGDRLVSELRIPSHGSSHVDMFEVVSRLNGPLPVFHPQFLAQCILGGKMNLVHKILTTLHRKMKFYTEGDHIDSFLEIALEDFYVDQDTPQKASSKELHASLADFTLEDEPSVIDENAAATLNETLSRIALPQLSSQEQFRLVNTIECVATVEKQRRSMDDNAARYLLFFRQHMLRKAQGVANSDTVSWREIVWAFHSESHDILSDLVSRQVNNKMVWVSARESGVFMWLSDPNAIRAQLEVVARNEYTKTEEKNPIDCSLYYFALRKKNILQGLWRMATWHREQGATQRLLANDFREPRWKTSALKNAYALLGRRRFEYAAAWFLLADHLRDAAHVCINQVGDLQLAIAITRAYEGDDGPVLKEILEQRVLPEAASDGNRWMASWAFWMLGRRDMAVRSLISPIETLLTPPPSSFPQITTTNPTTAVPLHAKSYLTNDPALILLYTHLRSLTLQTLRGASQIPPLTEWSFILRTARLYDRMGCDLLALDLIRHWEFLKGPPEPKAAKDVEGVLGEGGVDFRRMLRRRSSLVVADLPIPVPMPESERVGQEKEGENEEKPKPKPPPTTFTEPDANSLLDSFGF